From Planctomycetia bacterium, one genomic window encodes:
- a CDS encoding PfkB family carbohydrate kinase, with protein MPLLVVGSIALDDIETPTETRKDQLGGSCVFFSYAASYFSQVQMVGVVGDDWPDAHTQLLETRRIDTAGLQKIPGGKTFRWKARYQPNMNDRETLEVHLNVLEHFNPVLPASFQEAKFVFLGNASPVLQLRVLEQAKSAKLVVADTMDLWINIQNDELKALLKRLGGLVLNDSEARLLADDDNLVRAGKKVLDMGPKFVVIKKGEHGAMFFSEHETYVMPAFPITDVVDPTGAGDSFAGGMMGYLAEQDDFSPTSLKRAMAHGTVVASFTVEDFSLEGLKRIDRERLDARVTDYRRMLSF; from the coding sequence ATGCCGCTGCTGGTCGTCGGTTCCATCGCTTTGGACGATATCGAAACTCCTACCGAGACGCGGAAGGATCAGCTGGGCGGCTCGTGCGTGTTTTTTTCGTACGCGGCGAGTTATTTCTCGCAGGTGCAGATGGTGGGCGTCGTGGGGGACGATTGGCCGGACGCACATACGCAGTTGCTGGAGACGCGACGAATCGATACCGCGGGCTTGCAGAAGATTCCCGGCGGCAAGACGTTCCGCTGGAAAGCGCGCTATCAACCCAACATGAACGACCGCGAGACGTTGGAAGTGCATCTCAACGTCCTGGAGCACTTTAATCCAGTGCTGCCGGCGTCGTTTCAGGAAGCCAAGTTCGTCTTCCTCGGCAATGCCTCGCCGGTGTTGCAACTTCGGGTGCTGGAGCAAGCCAAGTCCGCGAAGTTAGTGGTCGCCGACACGATGGACTTGTGGATCAACATTCAGAATGATGAATTGAAGGCGCTTCTAAAGCGACTGGGCGGCCTCGTGCTGAACGACAGCGAGGCGCGCTTGTTGGCGGACGACGACAACCTGGTCCGCGCCGGTAAGAAGGTGCTGGACATGGGTCCGAAGTTCGTCGTGATCAAGAAGGGCGAACATGGCGCCATGTTCTTCAGCGAACATGAGACCTACGTAATGCCGGCCTTTCCGATCACCGACGTGGTCGACCCGACTGGCGCCGGTGATAGCTTCGCCGGTGGCATGATGGGTTACCTGGCCGAACAGGACGACTTCTCGCCGACATCGCTCAAACGAGCCATGGCGCACGGCACGGTTGTCGCCAGTTTCACCGTTGAAGACTTCAGTCTCGAAGGCCTGAAACGCATTGATCGCGAACGGCTCGACGCTCGCGTGACCGACTATCGCCGGATGTTGAGCTTCTAA
- the pssA gene encoding CDP-diacylglycerol--serine O-phosphatidyltransferase, with translation MSRIRTIAILPAMFTLANLFCGFFSIVAASRIDKPLSAEVSRTQAIGSRVPTRIVEAFDVNDPTHNIILCGSLIFLAMVFDALDGHVARLSRTSSDFGAQLDSLCDVVTFGAAPAFLLVKMCPSVAWWSPHIVWLIPALFVACAAMRLARFNVETGDDDDHMNFSGLPSPAAAAVVASSALLFYSLRNDTIALANIQQIDQYLQGGLMIFSALVALLMVSRIPYPHVVNQMLHGRRSFGHLVGLLFAVVAVLVVPFYTLPVVAYAFAISGPAKFFWQWAVRRQHREESWF, from the coding sequence TATCCGCACGATCGCCATTCTGCCGGCCATGTTTACGTTGGCGAACCTGTTCTGCGGGTTCTTCAGCATCGTGGCGGCTTCCCGCATCGATAAGCCGCTTTCGGCCGAAGTGTCCCGGACGCAGGCCATCGGGAGCCGCGTGCCGACGCGAATTGTCGAGGCCTTCGACGTCAACGACCCGACGCACAACATCATTCTGTGCGGCTCGCTGATTTTTTTGGCGATGGTGTTTGACGCCCTGGACGGGCATGTCGCGCGGCTGTCGCGGACGTCGAGCGACTTCGGGGCGCAGTTGGATAGTCTCTGCGACGTGGTCACATTCGGCGCAGCGCCGGCGTTTTTGCTGGTGAAGATGTGTCCGTCGGTCGCCTGGTGGAGTCCGCACATCGTGTGGCTGATCCCAGCGCTGTTCGTCGCCTGCGCGGCGATGCGCTTGGCACGGTTCAACGTCGAAACCGGGGATGACGACGATCACATGAATTTCAGCGGTCTGCCGTCGCCAGCCGCCGCGGCGGTAGTCGCCAGCTCGGCGCTATTGTTTTACAGCCTGCGTAACGACACCATCGCGCTGGCCAATATTCAGCAGATCGATCAGTACTTGCAGGGCGGACTGATGATTTTTTCCGCCCTGGTGGCTTTGCTGATGGTGTCGCGTATTCCCTACCCGCACGTCGTCAACCAGATGCTGCACGGGCGGCGCAGTTTCGGTCACCTGGTCGGCCTGCTGTTCGCCGTGGTGGCCGTGTTGGTGGTGCCGTTTTACACCCTGCCGGTCGTGGCCTACGCCTTTGCGATCTCCGGCCCCGCCAAGTTTTTCTGGCAATGGGCCGTGCGGCGTCAGCACCGCGAAGAGTCGTGGTTCTAA
- the thpR gene encoding RNA 2',3'-cyclic phosphodiesterase, whose translation MKPVRTFVAVELTPEIRGRAHQLISVLRRVVADVRWSPPENMHLTLKFLGDIEVLEIPRICQAVSQAVADLSPFGIEVQGAGAFPDAERPRTVWLGVGEGTDALTEVHERLEAALAPLGFREEGRRFRPHLTLGRVRDSEAGSRFAQTLAEHAEFFAGEMIVGEVTIFSSELSRSGSKYEVLGHADFGGE comes from the coding sequence ATGAAACCCGTTCGCACGTTTGTCGCCGTGGAATTGACGCCGGAGATTCGCGGGCGCGCGCATCAATTGATCTCGGTGTTACGGCGCGTCGTAGCGGACGTGCGGTGGTCGCCGCCGGAGAATATGCATCTCACGCTTAAGTTCCTCGGCGATATCGAGGTCCTGGAGATTCCCCGCATTTGCCAGGCGGTGAGCCAGGCCGTGGCGGACCTTTCTCCGTTCGGCATCGAAGTCCAGGGCGCCGGCGCATTCCCCGACGCGGAGCGGCCGCGCACGGTGTGGCTCGGCGTGGGCGAGGGAACCGATGCACTGACCGAAGTGCATGAACGCCTGGAAGCGGCCCTCGCTCCATTGGGTTTTCGTGAGGAAGGCCGGCGCTTTCGCCCGCATCTCACGTTGGGGCGCGTGCGGGACAGCGAGGCCGGGTCGCGATTTGCGCAAACGCTCGCGGAGCATGCTGAGTTTTTCGCCGGGGAGATGATCGTCGGAGAAGTGACGATCTTTTCCAGCGAACTCTCGCGCTCCGGGTCCAAGTACGAAGTGCTGGGCCACGCCGATTTCGGCGGGGAGTGA
- a CDS encoding elongation factor P codes for MLAKEIKPGLVMNYEGAPCIIETLTVQSPSARGGATYYKFRARNLITRQKVDITLKGGDSLEEADFEKRPIKLMYSDGTHVHFLDQEDYNQYALPVEDVTEELKYLTDDLEGVQAMIYNDECVGIQLPTAVELKITQCDPAVRGNSATSRTKLAVLQTGAEIQVPEYIAEGTMVKVDTRTGDFLSRA; via the coding sequence ATGCTCGCCAAAGAGATCAAGCCGGGGCTCGTCATGAACTACGAGGGCGCCCCCTGCATCATTGAAACGCTGACGGTGCAGTCTCCTTCGGCCCGCGGCGGCGCGACGTATTACAAGTTCCGCGCGCGCAACTTGATCACACGGCAAAAGGTCGACATCACGCTCAAAGGCGGCGATTCGCTCGAAGAGGCGGATTTCGAGAAACGTCCGATCAAGCTGATGTACAGCGACGGGACGCATGTGCATTTCCTCGATCAAGAGGACTACAACCAATACGCGCTGCCGGTCGAGGACGTCACAGAAGAACTGAAGTACCTCACCGACGACTTGGAAGGCGTGCAGGCGATGATTTACAACGACGAATGCGTCGGCATTCAATTGCCGACGGCCGTCGAACTGAAAATCACGCAATGCGACCCGGCCGTTCGCGGCAACTCCGCCACCAGCCGCACCAAGCTCGCCGTACTCCAAACCGGCGCGGAAATCCAGGTGCCGGAATACATCGCCGAAGGCACGATGGTGAAGGTGGATACGAGGACAGGGGATTTTCTTTCTCGCGCTTGA